In Archangium violaceum, the following are encoded in one genomic region:
- a CDS encoding DUF692 domain-containing protein — translation MSLPDATAWQLPWRGLGLSSNLDAADQPHPYRLLAESPGLFDFVEYSAPLSLEETRAQASLFPQMWERRQDVPVLFHPVHLNLYGPELEPAKALADLDAHARAVGSAWVGNDIGWWHSGGQPFPGYLYFTPPFTEAGVRDSVAHALHVQSHLSVPLALENPAAFAKRGELHVLDFMARVHARTGLPMLLDLGHLLSYQLAAGLPLEAGLDGFPLDKVIEIHIAGGVITRRSGRGYYVDDHTQPVREELFGLLESLLPRCPSLRAVTFEGDGHPLEVALLTLRRLRKLVPSAPRPPLVLTPVTEPAPALTRESQPWSLYETGYGAKPETGGDTEGARAETDFRLAVVAETLDRDWPISRLLLAGTREDLRAFTASKEFRELFEGLGRSPGHAFAAWTRRRLREHPDEGVAAAVSFETFLPNVFMMRSLAAPAPGQVGLAEDVRVGTFPADLTELVFAARSLRRHLTGRAWACEVLDVSGLEALAQVARRPAPGPWSFVVRRRGRGPEVLTVPPSLLEVLRSLARAPQPVEAVPSALLAEGLARGLLRRG, via the coding sequence ATGAGTCTTCCCGACGCGACAGCCTGGCAGCTCCCCTGGCGGGGGTTGGGCCTCAGCAGCAACCTCGACGCGGCGGACCAGCCGCATCCCTACCGGTTGCTCGCCGAGTCGCCCGGCCTCTTCGACTTCGTGGAGTACAGCGCCCCCCTGTCGCTCGAGGAGACGCGGGCGCAGGCCTCGCTCTTTCCCCAGATGTGGGAGCGCCGTCAGGACGTGCCGGTGCTCTTCCACCCCGTGCACCTCAACCTCTATGGCCCCGAGCTGGAGCCCGCGAAGGCGCTCGCGGACCTGGATGCGCACGCGCGCGCCGTGGGCAGTGCCTGGGTGGGCAACGACATCGGCTGGTGGCACTCGGGCGGACAGCCGTTCCCGGGCTACCTCTACTTCACGCCGCCCTTCACCGAGGCCGGTGTCCGCGACTCCGTGGCGCACGCGCTCCACGTCCAGTCCCACCTGTCCGTCCCGCTCGCGCTGGAGAACCCCGCCGCCTTCGCGAAGCGCGGCGAGCTGCACGTGCTCGACTTCATGGCCCGCGTGCACGCGCGCACCGGCCTGCCGATGCTGCTCGACCTGGGGCACCTGCTCAGCTACCAGCTCGCCGCCGGACTGCCCCTGGAGGCGGGGCTCGACGGCTTCCCGCTCGACAAGGTCATCGAGATCCACATCGCCGGTGGCGTCATCACCCGCCGGAGCGGACGGGGCTACTACGTGGACGACCACACCCAGCCCGTGCGCGAGGAGCTCTTCGGCCTGCTGGAGTCGCTGCTGCCGCGCTGCCCCTCGCTGCGCGCCGTCACCTTCGAGGGAGACGGGCACCCGCTCGAGGTGGCCCTCCTCACGCTGCGCCGCCTGCGGAAGCTGGTGCCCTCCGCGCCCCGGCCTCCGCTCGTGCTCACCCCGGTGACGGAGCCCGCGCCGGCCCTCACCCGGGAGAGCCAGCCCTGGTCCCTCTACGAGACCGGATACGGCGCGAAGCCGGAGACCGGAGGGGACACGGAGGGGGCTCGCGCGGAGACGGACTTCCGCCTCGCGGTGGTGGCGGAGACGCTGGATCGGGACTGGCCCATCTCCCGGCTGCTGCTCGCGGGCACGCGGGAGGACCTGCGCGCCTTCACCGCCTCCAAGGAGTTCCGCGAGCTCTTCGAGGGCCTGGGCCGCTCGCCGGGGCACGCCTTCGCGGCCTGGACGCGGCGTCGCCTGCGCGAGCACCCGGACGAGGGCGTGGCGGCGGCGGTCTCCTTCGAGACCTTCCTGCCCAACGTCTTCATGATGCGCTCCCTCGCCGCGCCCGCACCGGGGCAGGTGGGGCTGGCCGAGGACGTGCGCGTGGGCACCTTCCCCGCGGACCTCACCGAGCTCGTCTTCGCCGCGAGGTCGCTCCGCCGTCACCTCACGGGGCGGGCCTGGGCGTGCGAGGTGCTGGACGTGAGCGGCCTGGAGGCGCTCGCGCAGGTGGCCCGGCGTCCGGCTCCGGGGCCGTGGAGCTTCGTCGTGCGGCGCAGGGGCAGGGGGCCCGAGGTGCTGACGGTGCCCCCGTCGTTGCTGGAGGTGCTGCGCTCGCTCGCGCGGGCGCCCCAGCCGGTGGAGGCCGTGCCCTCCGCGCTCCTGGCGGAGGGGCTCGCGCGCGGCCTGCTGCGGCGCGGGTGA
- the udk gene encoding uridine kinase — translation MSSPLVVGIAGGTASGKTTVARKVRDALADCRVAFIDQDSYYRDLEDMTLEERREVNFDHPDAFDTDLLVEHLRELKAGRSIQKPVYDFVASTRKKNQTVRVDPGDMILIEGILVLHMKALRDEMNVRIYVDTDDDLRIIRRLERDIHERGYDFDRVVGQYLRHVRPMHKGFVEPSKHHADIIVPQGGNNDIGIGMIVGALRGRLLHPPPPR, via the coding sequence ATGTCGTCACCCCTCGTCGTTGGCATCGCCGGTGGTACCGCTTCCGGCAAGACGACGGTCGCCCGGAAGGTCCGCGACGCACTCGCCGACTGCCGCGTGGCCTTCATCGATCAGGATTCGTACTACCGGGACCTGGAGGACATGACGCTGGAGGAGCGCCGGGAGGTCAACTTCGACCACCCGGACGCCTTCGACACGGACCTGCTGGTGGAGCACCTGCGCGAGCTCAAGGCGGGCCGGTCCATCCAGAAGCCCGTCTACGACTTCGTCGCGTCCACCCGTAAGAAGAATCAAACGGTGCGCGTGGACCCCGGGGACATGATCCTCATCGAGGGCATCCTCGTGCTCCACATGAAGGCACTGCGCGACGAGATGAACGTGCGCATCTACGTGGACACCGACGACGACCTGCGCATCATCCGGCGCCTGGAGCGCGACATCCACGAGCGCGGGTACGACTTCGACCGCGTGGTGGGCCAGTACCTGCGCCACGTGCGTCCCATGCACAAGGGCTTCGTCGAGCCCTCCAAGCACCACGCCGACATCATCGTCCCCCAGGGCGGCAACAACGACATCGGCATCGGGATGATCGTGGGCGCGCTGCGCGGCCGGCTGCTGCATCCCCCTCCGCCCCGGTAA
- a CDS encoding dipeptidase, which translates to MRAALRPFFQGEPGDGVLAGSHAERLVNQVDPAALRRAGVRLILATVWPPPATRPGRSALGEALHQLEELESFARRSPDFVLAHSAGEARRELARGQLVLVPAIEGGEGIRRVEDVDLLYAAGARSITLVHFFDNPLADAADDQFGLLVGGLTNGRDGGLTPLGVEAVRRMMQLGILIDVAHASDKAIEDVLAITEPAGVPILYSHTGAGWAETRCLSTPLARRIGSGGGLIGIGLFRSPFQEVPLAERWEGFQPGTCDDDVAHWLHYVRETSPEAVVLGSDFSSVILRASPGGACARGIRHAGDLPALFSALEARGITRDNLDSSGERVLRLLETVEVRSDPGVRQSARRRSAPRDDLFPD; encoded by the coding sequence ATGCGCGCGGCACTCCGGCCCTTCTTCCAGGGTGAGCCGGGAGACGGAGTCCTGGCGGGCTCTCACGCGGAACGCCTCGTCAATCAGGTGGATCCGGCGGCACTGCGGCGCGCGGGGGTGCGGCTGATCCTCGCGACGGTCTGGCCTCCTCCTGCCACACGTCCCGGCCGGAGCGCGCTGGGAGAGGCACTCCACCAGCTCGAGGAGTTGGAGTCCTTCGCCCGGAGGAGCCCGGACTTCGTGCTGGCGCACAGTGCCGGGGAGGCACGGCGGGAGCTCGCGCGCGGACAGCTGGTGCTGGTTCCGGCCATTGAAGGCGGCGAGGGCATCCGGCGCGTGGAGGACGTGGATCTGCTCTACGCGGCGGGAGCGAGGTCCATCACCCTCGTGCACTTCTTCGACAACCCGCTGGCGGACGCGGCCGATGACCAGTTCGGCCTGCTGGTGGGAGGCCTCACCAACGGACGGGACGGAGGTCTCACGCCGCTCGGAGTGGAAGCGGTCCGGAGGATGATGCAACTCGGCATCCTCATCGACGTGGCCCACGCCAGCGACAAGGCGATCGAGGACGTGCTCGCCATCACCGAGCCCGCGGGCGTGCCGATCCTCTACTCACACACCGGAGCGGGATGGGCCGAGACGCGCTGCCTGAGCACGCCGCTCGCCCGGCGGATCGGTTCGGGCGGAGGATTGATCGGTATCGGACTCTTCCGCTCGCCGTTCCAGGAGGTCCCCCTCGCCGAGCGCTGGGAGGGTTTCCAGCCGGGGACGTGTGACGACGACGTCGCGCACTGGCTCCATTACGTCCGGGAGACGAGCCCCGAGGCCGTCGTGCTCGGCAGCGACTTCAGCAGCGTCATCCTCCGCGCCAGCCCGGGAGGCGCCTGCGCGCGAGGCATCCGCCACGCGGGAGATCTTCCCGCCCTGTTCTCCGCGCTGGAGGCCCGAGGCATCACACGCGACAACCTCGACAGCTCGGGAGAACGGGTGCTGCGCCTGCTCGAAACGGTGGAGGTCCGCTCGGACCCCGGGGTGCGTCAGTCGGCTCGAAGACGCTCCGCGCCCCGAGATGACCTCTTCCCCGATTGA
- a CDS encoding sensor histidine kinase: MSPPPERDEAWWREQLLELLGDMASVVVYANYEVMFHPHTILLSYLPLLESLGELEQALRARTELPPRLAGWLAGARTHLEQVSESCQRMYALHREAGSLWRTGSRDEAPVPVDLHESLDGVLRLAQGELEHTARLEKDFMPGSCSVAGGPLLLHHVLFRFVINALRLMQPGDPQRHVLGVRTRRQREQVLVTVSCTGPGLPPEVLSRLSDPFVSVPLPASGTWLDLSACQALVEALGGKLWVESQPGHGATFSVLLPVGELDRDERIVPPEVLARIRGDASRLRVLQRHGRNVTRAMAACFALNLRPLLGSVSFGLEYVRTRVEETTRELKTHPELLSSFEEKLDLIQAFVTNCLGAVSRLGDVLRDLRHLVHRPPEATVLLDVHAIMDVVVRPMIKEVEQTARMRVDLAIELPGVLGSEGSLQTVFRHVIRYALHSMKNSPSGPHELGIRTRSGKGRVRVEISDTSRGFKPSELPRALEPFFNPELLWSGDFGPGLGLSISESIVQTMGGELTVESQEEGHGTTYSVLLPVG, encoded by the coding sequence ATGAGTCCTCCGCCGGAACGAGACGAGGCGTGGTGGCGCGAGCAGCTCCTGGAACTGCTCGGAGACATGGCCAGCGTGGTGGTGTACGCCAACTACGAGGTCATGTTTCATCCCCACACGATCCTGCTCTCGTACCTGCCCCTCCTCGAATCCCTGGGGGAGTTGGAGCAGGCGCTGAGGGCGCGGACGGAACTCCCGCCGAGGCTCGCCGGGTGGCTCGCCGGTGCTCGCACGCACCTCGAGCAGGTGTCCGAATCCTGCCAGCGCATGTACGCCCTCCATCGGGAGGCGGGGAGCCTGTGGAGGACGGGCTCGCGGGACGAAGCTCCCGTGCCCGTGGACCTCCACGAGAGCCTGGACGGGGTGCTGCGTCTGGCCCAGGGCGAGCTGGAGCACACGGCGCGGCTGGAGAAGGACTTCATGCCCGGGTCTTGTTCCGTGGCGGGTGGGCCGCTCCTGCTCCACCATGTGCTCTTCCGTTTCGTCATCAACGCCCTCCGGCTCATGCAACCCGGAGATCCTCAGCGGCACGTGCTCGGCGTCCGGACCCGGAGGCAGCGGGAGCAGGTGCTCGTGACCGTCTCCTGCACCGGTCCAGGACTGCCGCCGGAGGTGCTATCCCGCCTCTCCGACCCGTTCGTCTCCGTGCCGCTTCCCGCGTCCGGCACGTGGCTCGATCTGTCCGCCTGTCAGGCCCTCGTCGAGGCCCTGGGCGGGAAGCTGTGGGTGGAGAGCCAGCCGGGCCACGGTGCGACCTTCTCCGTGCTCCTTCCGGTGGGCGAGCTGGACCGGGATGAGCGCATCGTGCCGCCAGAGGTGCTCGCACGGATACGCGGGGACGCGTCCCGCCTGCGGGTGCTCCAGCGGCATGGGCGTAACGTCACCAGAGCGATGGCGGCCTGCTTCGCCCTGAACCTCCGCCCGCTCCTCGGCTCCGTGTCCTTCGGCCTCGAATACGTGCGGACCCGTGTGGAGGAGACGACGCGGGAGTTGAAGACGCACCCGGAGCTCCTGTCATCCTTCGAGGAGAAGCTCGACCTCATTCAGGCGTTCGTCACGAATTGCCTCGGAGCGGTGTCGCGCCTCGGCGACGTCCTCCGTGACCTGCGGCACCTGGTCCACAGGCCGCCCGAGGCAACTGTCCTCCTGGACGTGCATGCGATCATGGACGTGGTAGTGCGCCCCATGATCAAAGAGGTGGAGCAGACGGCGCGGATGCGGGTGGACCTGGCCATCGAGCTTCCCGGTGTGCTCGGAAGCGAGGGCTCTCTCCAGACGGTGTTCCGTCACGTCATCCGCTACGCCCTCCACTCCATGAAGAACAGCCCCTCCGGGCCCCACGAGCTCGGCATCCGCACGCGGAGCGGGAAGGGGCGGGTGCGTGTGGAGATCTCCGATACCAGCCGGGGCTTCAAGCCGAGTGAGCTGCCCCGAGCGCTCGAGCCGTTCTTCAATCCCGAGCTGCTGTGGAGCGGCGACTTCGGCCCCGGGCTCGGACTGTCCATCAGCGAGTCCATCGTCCAGACGATGGGTGGAGAGCTGACGGTGGAAAGCCAGGAGGAGGGGCACGGTACCACGTATTCCGTGCTCCTCCCGGTGGGGTGA